One genomic window of Verrucomicrobiia bacterium includes the following:
- the dnaK gene encoding molecular chaperone DnaK has protein sequence MAKVLGIDLGTTNSCMAVMEAGEPIVLENSEGRRTTPSVVAFTKTGERIVGEAAKRQAVTNPRNTVYSIKRFMGRKFSEVQEEIKRVPYRVVEASNGDAHVEVEMNGETKRFSPPEISAMILAKLKADAEMRLGETITQAVITVPAYFNDSQRQATKDAGRIAGLEVLRIINEPTAASLAYGLDKKKDELIAVYDLGGGTFDISALEIGEGVFEVKATNGDTHLGGDDWDNRLIDWILDEFRQDTGMDLRRQPDALQRIKEEAEKAKIALSSSQQYDINLPFITADASGPKHIQKALTRARLEQLCDDLFERTIAPVRNCLKDAGITSDKIDELVLVGGMTRMPRVVETARSLANKQPHQGVNPDEVVAIGAAIQGGVLKGDVKDVLLLDVTPLSLGIETLGGVFTRLIERNTTVPTRKSEIFSTASDSQPGVEIHVLQGERQFARDNKTIGKFQLTDIPPAPRGVPQIEVTFDIDANGILHVSAKDLGTGKEQKITITASSGLSKDEVERMRRDAESHAEEDRRQRDIVEARNEADNAVYRSEKMLKEAGAKLGADKKAAIEGAVKAVQSALKDGDAAAIKAASEALNQAWQAASEELYKAAGAAAGAGMGGMDGGAGQPGGNAGSGDSGGSEAQAKGGKEEGTIIDAEIVDEKKK, from the coding sequence ATGGCGAAAGTCTTAGGCATCGATTTGGGAACGACGAATTCCTGCATGGCGGTGATGGAGGCGGGAGAACCCATCGTGCTGGAGAACTCCGAGGGTCGCCGGACGACGCCGTCGGTGGTGGCTTTCACGAAGACGGGGGAGCGGATCGTGGGGGAGGCTGCCAAGCGTCAGGCGGTGACCAACCCGCGCAACACGGTTTACTCGATCAAGCGGTTCATGGGGCGGAAGTTCTCCGAGGTGCAGGAGGAGATCAAACGGGTGCCGTACCGGGTGGTGGAGGCTTCGAACGGGGATGCCCACGTCGAGGTGGAGATGAACGGGGAGACGAAGCGGTTCAGTCCCCCGGAGATCTCGGCGATGATCCTGGCCAAGCTGAAGGCGGACGCCGAGATGCGGCTGGGCGAGACGATCACACAGGCCGTGATCACGGTTCCCGCTTACTTCAATGATTCGCAGCGACAGGCAACGAAGGATGCGGGACGGATCGCGGGCCTGGAGGTGCTTCGCATCATCAATGAACCGACGGCTGCGTCTCTGGCCTACGGGTTGGACAAGAAGAAGGATGAACTGATCGCCGTGTATGATCTTGGCGGCGGGACCTTCGATATTTCGGCCCTAGAGATCGGTGAGGGAGTCTTCGAGGTCAAGGCAACGAATGGAGACACGCATCTTGGGGGGGACGACTGGGACAACCGGCTGATCGACTGGATTCTGGACGAGTTCCGGCAGGACACGGGGATGGATCTGCGGCGTCAGCCGGATGCGCTGCAGCGCATCAAGGAGGAGGCCGAGAAGGCGAAGATCGCGCTGAGCTCGTCCCAGCAGTACGACATCAATCTCCCTTTCATCACGGCCGACGCCAGCGGTCCGAAGCACATTCAGAAGGCGCTGACCCGGGCCCGGCTGGAGCAGCTGTGCGACGATCTTTTCGAGCGGACCATCGCGCCTGTGCGGAATTGCCTGAAGGATGCGGGCATCACCAGCGACAAGATCGATGAGTTGGTTTTGGTGGGAGGGATGACGCGGATGCCCCGGGTGGTGGAGACTGCACGGAGTTTGGCGAACAAGCAGCCGCACCAGGGGGTGAATCCGGACGAGGTGGTGGCGATTGGGGCGGCGATCCAGGGAGGAGTGCTCAAGGGCGACGTCAAGGATGTGTTGCTGCTGGATGTGACACCGCTCTCGCTGGGAATCGAGACGCTCGGGGGTGTGTTCACGCGGTTGATCGAGCGAAACACGACGGTTCCGACGCGGAAGTCGGAAATCTTCTCGACGGCGAGTGACAGTCAGCCGGGGGTGGAGATCCACGTCCTGCAGGGGGAACGCCAGTTTGCGCGGGACAACAAGACGATCGGGAAGTTTCAACTCACGGACATTCCGCCGGCGCCGCGCGGGGTGCCGCAGATTGAGGTGACGTTCGACATTGACGCCAACGGGATCCTGCATGTCAGCGCGAAGGATCTTGGGACCGGCAAGGAACAGAAGATCACCATCACGGCGTCCAGCGGTCTGTCGAAGGACGAGGTGGAGCGGATGCGCCGGGACGCGGAGTCACACGCCGAGGAGGATCGGCGCCAGCGGGACATTGTGGAGGCACGGAACGAGGCGGACAACGCGGTGTACCGGTCCGAGAAGATGTTGAAGGAGGCGGGCGCGAAGCTCGGCGCGGACAAGAAGGCGGCGATCGAGGGGGCGGTGAAGGCGGTTCAGAGCGCATTGAAGGACGGGGACGCGGCGGCGATCAAGGCGGCCAGCGAGGCGTTGAACCAGGCGTGGCAGGCGGCCTCGGAGGAGTTGTACAAGGCCGCGGGGGCTGCGGCGGGCGCCGGAATGGGGGGAATGGATG
- a CDS encoding MotA/TolQ/ExbB proton channel family protein: MQVTFYCLLAQSSLLDNFDRATPAGKIVIGILIVFSMFAWSVMTSKAFQMRRARRLNTLFRAEYLRQRSVVEIHSRRVNVDGCPLFSIYEDGCAELVQRLQSSSPTVDPSSAIEGRELSLKSMELVKGALERSVARESLRLEAGLILLAIAVSGAPFLGLLGTVWGVMDAFAAVAAGVTGAATLQMMAPGVAGALITTVAGLMVAIPSMFGYNWLVHTLRVLTVEMDNFAQEVAARMEVEFLEEHGPAEEPRP, from the coding sequence ATGCAAGTGACGTTTTACTGCCTCCTCGCCCAAAGCAGCTTGCTCGATAACTTCGACCGGGCGACGCCAGCCGGCAAAATCGTCATCGGCATCCTCATCGTGTTCTCGATGTTCGCCTGGTCGGTCATGACCTCCAAGGCCTTCCAGATGAGGAGAGCCAGGCGCCTCAATACCCTCTTCCGGGCCGAGTACCTCAGGCAACGTAGTGTCGTCGAAATCCACAGCCGCCGGGTCAACGTCGATGGCTGCCCCCTCTTCAGCATCTACGAGGATGGCTGCGCCGAACTGGTCCAACGCCTCCAGTCCTCCTCCCCGACGGTCGACCCGTCCTCCGCCATCGAAGGCAGGGAACTCAGCCTGAAATCCATGGAACTGGTCAAGGGAGCCCTGGAACGAAGCGTCGCCCGCGAATCTCTCAGGCTCGAAGCCGGCCTGATCCTCCTCGCCATCGCCGTCAGTGGTGCCCCCTTCCTCGGCCTGTTGGGGACCGTCTGGGGCGTGATGGACGCCTTCGCCGCCGTGGCGGCCGGCGTGACCGGGGCTGCCACCCTCCAGATGATGGCGCCCGGCGTCGCCGGGGCGCTGATCACCACCGTGGCAGGCCTGATGGTCGCCATCCCGTCGATGTTCGGTTACAACTGGCTCGTTCACACCCTTCGGGTCCTGACGGTCGAGATGGACAACTTCGCCCAGGAGGTGGCCGCCCGGATGGAGGTCGAGTTCCTCGAGGAACATGGCCCGGCGGAGGAACCCCGTCCCTGA
- a CDS encoding biopolymer transporter ExbD encodes MRRFSQKNALVTLSDINVTPLLDLAFVLLIIFVITTPLLEQGMSLELPRGGRPDDPQLEQSDLRTVEVTPQGTYLLDGEPQSLDALELRLVDEAGRNPRLVVVVRGDRRTSWESVANVVDRCQRRGITRIHFRTVPE; translated from the coding sequence ATGCGCCGCTTCTCCCAGAAGAATGCGCTGGTGACGCTGTCGGATATCAATGTCACCCCTTTGCTCGATCTGGCGTTCGTGCTCCTGATCATCTTCGTGATCACCACCCCGCTCCTCGAACAGGGCATGTCCCTCGAATTGCCCCGCGGTGGACGTCCCGACGATCCCCAACTCGAACAGTCCGACCTGAGAACGGTCGAGGTGACCCCCCAGGGCACCTACCTCCTCGATGGCGAACCGCAGTCCCTCGACGCCCTTGAACTCCGCCTGGTCGATGAGGCCGGACGCAACCCCCGCCTGGTCGTCGTCGTCCGGGGTGACCGGCGAACCTCCTGGGAATCCGTGGCCAACGTCGTCGATCGGTGCCAGCGTCGCGGCATCACCCGCATCCACTTCCGAACCGTCCCCGAATGA
- a CDS encoding TonB family protein, whose product MSGSRLQRRCLAASALLHAGLLAVVVLAPAFRPHRIDLLSAGPPIELVPSALVEAALAPAPAPREQPRETPPHQPDPTPPPVTPPPVTPPVRQPQPPPAQSPRPRTDNPPRPALPETPRPDTAAARKSTPPASKAPERTSPTFDFSKAKAAERPATRAPEPATKAPSPPRWQSLDRQLANAAGSLAQSTTRSTVDVQISGSGGTATRAWQVRQAYDRAWTTPSQSGDTSGTTEVEVVIRGAGIIVNSRILRRSGNAVLDRSVESALRAVQRIQPFDALPDNATVTFTIGFNLQNRRPL is encoded by the coding sequence ATGAGTGGCTCCCGACTCCAACGACGATGCCTGGCAGCGTCCGCGCTCCTCCATGCCGGATTGCTGGCCGTGGTCGTCCTGGCGCCCGCCTTTCGCCCTCATCGCATCGACCTGCTGAGCGCCGGCCCCCCCATCGAACTGGTCCCGAGCGCCCTCGTGGAAGCCGCCCTCGCTCCCGCCCCAGCACCCCGGGAGCAACCCCGCGAAACCCCGCCGCATCAACCCGACCCGACTCCGCCACCGGTCACCCCACCACCTGTCACTCCACCCGTCCGACAGCCCCAACCCCCGCCCGCTCAGTCGCCGCGGCCCCGAACCGACAACCCGCCCCGTCCCGCCCTCCCGGAAACGCCCCGCCCCGACACCGCCGCCGCCCGCAAGTCAACGCCCCCCGCCTCCAAGGCCCCCGAACGCACCAGTCCCACCTTCGACTTCAGCAAGGCCAAGGCCGCGGAACGGCCTGCCACCCGGGCTCCCGAGCCCGCGACCAAGGCGCCTTCGCCGCCCCGTTGGCAATCCCTGGATCGTCAACTGGCCAACGCCGCCGGCTCCCTCGCCCAATCCACCACCCGCAGCACCGTGGATGTCCAGATTTCGGGAAGTGGCGGAACCGCCACCCGGGCCTGGCAGGTCCGCCAAGCCTACGATCGCGCCTGGACCACCCCTTCGCAGTCGGGCGATACATCGGGAACCACCGAGGTCGAAGTGGTCATTCGCGGCGCCGGCATCATCGTGAACTCCCGGATTCTCCGTCGATCCGGCAACGCCGTTCTGGATCGCTCCGTCGAAAGTGCCCTGCGCGCCGTGCAACGCATTCAGCCCTTCGACGCCCTTCCCGACAACGCCACCGTCACCTTCACCATCGGCTTCAATCTCCAGAACAGACGTCCCCTCTGA
- a CDS encoding PD40 domain-containing protein, producing MLPSCPIPLSRRRWLGLMTAAIPAVTLGQNQIVISRLGGPAPIPIALTGYTGEAAAVLRFDLEIAGCRIVPESEAHYTLAAGSGTRLEGRLTDRGGTVLLGRAYTAGTPRQQAHALSDDVVQALGGRGIAQTRIAFKCELSQGKSEIFVSDYDGHGAQQVTRDGSIVAAPTWVPGKLTLLYTSYRLGNPDIFLHDLSSGSRRPFSRQAGLNTSATVSADGQRVAMILSKDGSPNLYVSHLDGSGLTRLTNNRQGDSSPCWSPDNRTLCYSSRSGGPSTLYTLPASGGTPRRLRLAGVTNGTEPDWSPDGQQIAFTTQRGGGFEICVVPANGGDVTALVPGEDPVWAPNSRNIVYTRRHSGGVRALSLLDVPTRQTKDLPRLSGSCSQPTWAR from the coding sequence ATGTTGCCATCCTGCCCCATACCCCTCTCCCGTCGGCGCTGGCTCGGCCTGATGACCGCCGCCATTCCGGCGGTGACCCTCGGCCAGAATCAGATCGTCATCTCCCGCCTGGGAGGCCCGGCCCCCATCCCCATCGCCCTCACCGGCTACACCGGCGAGGCCGCCGCGGTCCTCCGCTTCGACCTCGAAATCGCCGGATGCCGCATCGTCCCCGAATCCGAGGCGCACTACACACTCGCGGCCGGCTCCGGAACACGGTTGGAAGGGCGCCTGACCGACCGCGGCGGAACCGTGCTCCTCGGCCGCGCCTACACGGCAGGCACCCCCCGGCAGCAGGCCCACGCCCTGTCCGACGACGTCGTGCAGGCCCTCGGCGGGCGCGGCATCGCCCAGACCCGGATCGCGTTCAAATGCGAACTGTCCCAGGGGAAGTCGGAGATCTTCGTGTCGGACTACGACGGGCACGGCGCCCAGCAGGTGACGCGGGATGGATCCATCGTGGCGGCACCCACCTGGGTCCCCGGAAAGCTGACCCTGCTCTACACCTCGTACCGACTCGGCAACCCCGACATCTTCCTGCACGATCTCAGTTCCGGCTCCCGCCGCCCGTTTTCACGTCAGGCCGGGCTGAACACTTCCGCAACGGTCTCCGCCGACGGACAGAGAGTGGCCATGATCCTGAGCAAGGACGGAAGTCCCAACCTCTACGTCAGCCATCTCGACGGCTCCGGACTCACCCGTCTCACCAACAATCGCCAGGGCGACTCATCGCCCTGCTGGTCGCCCGACAACCGAACGCTCTGCTACTCCTCGCGCTCCGGCGGACCCTCGACCCTCTATACCCTTCCCGCCAGCGGTGGAACGCCCCGGCGCCTCCGCCTGGCTGGGGTGACCAACGGCACCGAACCCGATTGGTCCCCGGACGGGCAGCAGATCGCCTTCACCACCCAGCGCGGCGGCGGCTTCGAGATCTGCGTCGTCCCTGCCAATGGAGGCGACGTCACCGCCCTGGTCCCGGGCGAAGACCCCGTCTGGGCACCCAACTCACGCAACATCGTGTACACCCGGCGTCATTCGGGCGGGGTCCGGGCTTTGTCTCTGCTTGACGTTCCCACCCGCCAAACGAAGGATTTGCCCCGTCTTTCGGGGAGCTGTTCTCAGCCGACTTGGGCGCGGTAG
- a CDS encoding OmpA family protein — MKSALFTKAFTLTAVLVIALTSGCRRKPTGITPLPDGARMGASDIQYPQPGGPSDLAGFDTVGGFGDGTGVQGTDLGGLGTPVTPGTNLAMSGGPLDRSMYREDRSFFAANVVYFDFDSSVVKTSERGKVTAVADYLRSNPAASVEVEGHCDERGTEEYNRSLGERRALAVREEIALQGIDPRRVFTISYGEDRPAVQGQNEYAWSRNRRGEFVLLSPR, encoded by the coding sequence ATGAAAAGTGCACTGTTCACCAAGGCGTTCACACTGACCGCCGTCCTGGTGATCGCTCTGACGTCGGGTTGCCGCCGCAAGCCAACCGGTATCACCCCACTCCCCGACGGCGCGCGTATGGGCGCCTCCGACATCCAGTACCCGCAACCGGGCGGCCCGTCCGATCTCGCCGGCTTCGACACCGTCGGCGGGTTCGGCGATGGAACCGGCGTTCAGGGTACCGACCTCGGCGGGCTGGGAACCCCCGTGACCCCCGGAACGAACCTCGCCATGTCCGGGGGCCCCCTCGACCGCTCGATGTACCGGGAAGATCGCTCCTTCTTTGCCGCCAATGTGGTTTACTTCGATTTCGACAGCTCTGTCGTGAAGACCTCGGAGCGGGGCAAGGTCACCGCCGTGGCTGACTACCTCCGCTCCAACCCGGCCGCCTCCGTCGAGGTCGAGGGGCATTGCGACGAACGCGGCACCGAGGAATACAATCGATCCCTCGGTGAACGCCGGGCCCTGGCCGTTCGCGAAGAAATTGCGCTCCAGGGGATCGACCCGCGCCGCGTGTTCACCATCAGTTACGGCGAGGATCGCCCCGCCGTCCAAGGCCAGAACGAATACGCCTGGAGCCGAAACCGCCGAGGTGAATTCGTCCTGCTGTCGCCTCGCTGA
- the tatA gene encoding twin-arginine translocase TatA/TatE family subunit, protein MNLPLLAMLGWPEIIGILVVVLVLFGAKKLPELARGLGQGLKEFKKATREVQDDLQRAIEEDPQHPPQEPPRRVAERPADRPVAHNPSAHAPSEHASPSAQEPSSRPHA, encoded by the coding sequence ATGAATCTGCCCCTCCTGGCCATGCTCGGATGGCCCGAAATCATCGGAATCCTCGTTGTCGTCCTCGTCCTGTTCGGAGCCAAGAAGCTACCCGAACTCGCCCGCGGCCTGGGCCAGGGCCTCAAGGAGTTCAAGAAGGCGACCCGCGAAGTGCAGGACGATCTCCAGCGGGCCATCGAGGAGGATCCCCAGCACCCACCGCAGGAACCGCCCCGCCGCGTGGCCGAACGCCCCGCTGACCGGCCCGTCGCTCACAACCCCTCCGCCCACGCGCCGTCCGAGCACGCTTCCCCTTCCGCGCAGGAGCCTTCCTCCCGCCCCCACGCCTAA
- a CDS encoding twin-arginine translocase subunit TatC: MAVDSPPPPDVDPEDEGGGPVKPFLDHLEDLRWTVIKVLAAVIVSMFVCLVAGRQLVQLLTWPLIQSQQLIASTNVTAVIRAGDMVIGRVPIGGHATNLAAPALPPSFQVVIVPDGTNFTLQLEPEPFSITPRTDPDVPMLKNYSPIGGIIVALKLALYGGMSLAAPFVMLFIGQFVLPAMRRHEKQFIYRAVAIGVGLFIVGVVFCYFIIMQITLLATVQFSNWLGFQADEWRAEDYIDFVLKMMLAVGLSFQLPVILLTLVKVGVLDYEKLTRYRSYFIVGNMVACALITPSGDPFTMLLLAIPVQGLYEISVFIAKVWWRREQREYEEAEGAANTT; this comes from the coding sequence ATGGCTGTGGATTCGCCGCCGCCGCCCGATGTCGATCCGGAAGACGAGGGCGGCGGTCCCGTCAAGCCGTTTCTCGATCATCTCGAGGATCTGCGCTGGACCGTCATCAAGGTCCTGGCGGCCGTGATCGTCTCGATGTTCGTCTGCCTCGTCGCCGGCAGACAACTGGTCCAGCTCCTGACGTGGCCGCTGATCCAGTCCCAGCAGTTGATCGCGTCCACCAACGTGACCGCCGTCATCCGCGCGGGCGACATGGTGATCGGCCGTGTCCCGATAGGAGGCCATGCCACGAATCTCGCGGCTCCCGCCCTCCCCCCCTCCTTCCAGGTGGTCATCGTGCCCGACGGCACAAACTTCACCCTCCAACTCGAGCCGGAGCCTTTTTCCATCACGCCCCGAACCGACCCCGACGTTCCGATGCTCAAGAACTACAGCCCGATCGGGGGCATCATCGTCGCGTTGAAACTGGCCCTCTACGGGGGCATGTCCCTCGCGGCCCCCTTCGTGATGTTGTTCATCGGGCAGTTTGTCCTTCCGGCCATGCGCCGCCACGAGAAGCAGTTCATCTACCGGGCCGTGGCCATTGGGGTGGGTCTCTTCATCGTCGGCGTGGTGTTCTGCTACTTCATCATCATGCAGATCACCCTGCTCGCCACGGTCCAGTTCTCCAACTGGCTCGGCTTCCAGGCCGATGAATGGCGGGCGGAGGACTACATCGACTTCGTCCTGAAAATGATGCTCGCGGTCGGCCTCAGCTTCCAACTGCCCGTCATCCTCCTCACCCTTGTGAAGGTCGGAGTCCTCGACTACGAGAAGCTCACCCGTTACCGCTCCTACTTCATCGTCGGCAACATGGTGGCCTGCGCCCTCATCACCCCGTCCGGCGATCCCTTCACCATGCTCCTCCTGGCCATTCCCGTGCAGGGCCTCTACGAGATCAGCGTCTTCATCGCCAAGGTCTGGTGGCGCCGCGAACAACGGGAATACGAGGAGGCCGAAGGCGCAGCCAACACCACCTGA